The segment AATATATCGTCTCTGTCGGGTCGGTTCAATAGCGAACAAATATACTTCGTCATTCTCTTAGTTAGACGCGTGTGCTACGGTTGTCGGTTACCACAAGTGGCGActtggatgaaaaaaaaaatcagcggCCTAGAGAAGgtttaaagttttcttttatataCATCAGTGCGAAGTGAGGTATTTGTCAACCTGGTAATCCATTGAGTTAAGTGAGTACAAATAACCTATAAAATTGGCCAAGCAAAGAAGAGTTAAAGTCCAACCGTGGACCATGCTTGATGGTCCGCCATATCGAAAAAAAGGCCAGAGTGAGGGAAAAGCGTGAATTGTATGTGTGTAGGCATTTAGGTTTTTTTTTGGGAGTCTGGTTTCTGGCAAATAGAATCAAGGGCCtgaaaagtgaaatataaatGCTAATGCTATGCCCTGCACAGTGAAACGAGGGGGAAAATGTGAGATACAGTTTTGGGCCTAAATACTAGGTAGTGCTCTTGGTACGGTGTTGAAAGTGATACGTTTACTTCTCCAAATGAAGAGGTTTTTTTTGCGTAAGCCATCTTGTTGAGTGATTTGCTTTTATGAGTAGTATGTGTATGCTGTAGCCAATAGTTTCTGGTAAGAGAGAATTTTGTGCGTCTGTATGAGTGGAGTTATGCTGTTTTCAAGGTATGTACAAACCCGATATATAAAAACGGAAAATGCGAGAAGCGACAGTTTTGTTGGCTTAGTGAACGAAGCCATAGGGTACTGCTTCATATTTGTACTCTCTTCAatacattttttttgcatttgttGAAAACATGGCCTAGACGAGTTTCTATCGCCGGGATCATTCGACATATTGCTATATCGTCGAAAAAAAAAAGTATGTTTGTTGAATGATAGTTCTCATATTTCACTTGACAAACTAAACGAAAATAAATTTagcaaactaaacaaaaaaaaaaaataggtgTGCCGATATACAGTTTATAccctaaaacgaaaaaaaaagtgaagAGATCTGTCGAGAAGATATTTTCTGTCGGTCTTCTAAGTGTGAGAAAACATTCGCTAGGCGAGaatgaagtggccattcggaaTTCCAATAGGAATAATATTGAAAGCGCCAAGGTGCGCCTGGTGTTGGTGAGCGTGATTCGATTCCCAGATCTTACTCAGATGTTAGACAGAGCGAGCGAGAGAATGGGTCGGTTGGTTGGAATAAACTGTATGCTGAGTGCTGACGTGATTTGATTCACTTTACGTTTGCTCTACGGGAGAGGGATTGTGATTAGATTCACTAGTGGATGCAAGATCCATTATTTCCAGATATTTTGGTTGTATGAAACAAAGAATGAATGTGATTTAATTCACTTTAGAACCTGCTCCCTGGAAGAGATTGTGATTTAATTCACTGGTGGTTGCAAGAACTGAGAGATAATGCATGCTTGTGATTAAATTCACTTATTGAACCGAAAGTATGATATTGTGATGTGATTAAATTCACTTGAATGAACGATAAACCCTTCTCACTAAGCGGCATCATGTGCATGGTTCATTGATTGGATTTtggttcttttattttttttttgcattcatGAAACGACATTGGATGTTTTTCTTAACAGGAAAATGGATCTACCCGTGGAAGAAGTTGTTCAAGTTCAGTCAGTTTTCAATCCGGCATCCTACAATCTACCACAATTTAAGTTTGCTCATCTGCCACCGTCTGAGGTTAGGAAAGCTTGGACTAGATGGATCCGGTGGTTTGAAAACGTGATGACCGCATCAAACATCGAAGATGGTAGGAGTCGCAAAGCTCAAATGCTTGCAATAGGAGGTATAGAACTTCAAGATGTATTCTACGGTATTCCCGGGGCTGATGATGTCGATGTTGATTACCCAAATGTAAACCCTTACGAGAAGGCAAAACAGAAGCTGGAGGAACATTTTTCTCCCAAACAACATGAGAGCTTTGAACGATTTCAGTTTTGGTCCATGTTACCAGCCGATGATGAACCAATTGAGAAATTTCTGTTGAGAGtgcagcagaaagcagaaaaatgttttttcgGTAAAACTGAGCAACAATGTCGGCAGATCGCGATTATGGACAAGGTTATTCAAAACTCATCTGAAGAGCTAAAACGGAAATTGCTTGAAAAAGAAGATCTTACATTCGACGTCGGGACGAAGATCATCAACGCATATCAGTCAATAAACCAACAAGCGTCTTTGATGAAAATGGGATCAAGTCAGAAGGCGGAGATAAACCGTGTATTCGTCAATAAGCAAAGGGTTCCGTATTACAAAGACTCCGGAAAGCCAGCATACAGAGAAAGATGTTCCCGCTGCGGTAGAATGAAGCATAGCGAAAAGGAGAAATGCCCGGCCTTCGATAAATCTTGCCATCTTTGTCGCAATTTTGGTCATTTCCAGACCATGTGCAAAGCAAATGTCGAGCGAACTGTAAGAATTAGGTTTAAATGTAATGTGAttgtttattgttattttcCTTTCAATATTAAAGGTAACCAAACGAAGGCACTCTCCACATCGGTACGGTCAAGACTCTAGACATTTCAAACGATCCAGAACGGTACGAAACATCGAAGCTCGTGATGGTGACGGGGTTAAACCGGAAGAATTTCCTGTTTACAACATCGCTGATGAAGACGACGAGTTTATTAAATGTCGTGTGGGAGGAGTCGAAATCGAAATGCTCATCGATTCGGGGTCAACGCACAATTTAATTGACGACACGACGTGGGAGTTGTTGAAGTTAGGGGGTGCAAAGGTCTCTTCTCAAAGATTTGACGATTCTAAACGATTCCTGGCCTATGGTAGAGTACCATTAAAGCTCTTGACAACATTCGATGCTGTCCTTGATATTATGGATGGACCTGATGTAATGTCAATAGAAGCTACGTTCTATGTGATCGAGGGTGGACAACAATCGTTGCTTGGTAAAGTAACTGCTCGCAATTTAGGGCTTTTGCAGGTTGGATTACCGAGTAGTTTTGGACAAATCGTTAACCATGTCAAAGAAACGAAAGTGTTCCCCAAGGTTAAAGATTTTCAGTTAGTTTTGCCCATAGATCGCTCCGTTGCACCTGTTATCCAACCGCTTCGTCGGTGTCCTATCCCCATTCTTGGTCAGGTGAAAGCAAAGCTTGATGAACTACTGGAAATGGGCATTATCGAACACGTAACTAAACCTACATCCTGGGTATCACCTTTGGTGCCAATCTTGAAAGACAACGGCGATCTGCGACTGTGTGTCGATATGAGGCGCGCGAACCAGGCTATTCAAAGATTGAACCATCCTTTGCCTATATTCGATGATTTGCTATCACGGTTCAGCGGAGCCAAGTACTTCACAACTCTAGATATCAAACAGGCATTTCATCAGGTCGAATTAGCAGAAGAAAGTCGAGACATCACAACGTTCATTACAAACTGGGGCCTCTTTCGGTACACTCGACTGTTATTTGGTGTGAACTACGCTCCAGAGTTTTTCCAGAATCTCATGGAAAGCATACTGGCTGAGTGTTCTCATACGGTAGTTTTCATCGACGACATAGTAATTTGGGGATTGACAGAACAGGAACATGACGATGCAGTGAAACAAACGCTAGATGTGCTCAAAAATCACGGCCTGTCACTCAATGTTCACAAGTGTAAGTTCAAACAACAAGAAATTCAGTTTCTTGGGCATAAGCTTTCGGCAACTGGTGTACTCCCCTCCGATGACAAAATCAAATCACTTTCTAGATGTCGACCACCACGGAACAAGGAAGAGCTTCGAAGCTTCCTGGGTCTCGTCACATATGTTTCTCGCTTTATTCCGAATTTATCAACATCAAGTCATCCTTTACGTGAGCTTTTGAAGAGCACTAGTAATTTCCAGTGGTTGACAAAACATAACGAGTGTTTTGAGATGCTCAAGGAACGTATCAGTAATTTGGAGCATCTGGGATATTATGACCCGAGAGATCAAACAATCCTGGTGACGGATGCATCTGGAGTAGGACTCGGTGCAGTGTTAATACAACTGAAGCAAAATCAACCACGGGTCATCAGCTATGCGTCGCGAAGTTTGTCGCCTACAGAGCAACGATATCCCCCAATAGAGAAGGAGGCACTAGGAATTGTTTGGGGGGTTGAGCGATTCAAAATCTATTTGTTGGGAATATCCTTTACGTTGGAAACGGATCATCGACCCCTGGAGGTCTTGTTCACATCGAATTCACGCCCAACAGCCAGAATTGAACGGTGGATGCTCAGGCTTCAAGCTTTCAAATTTAGAGTCGTTTACAGAAAGGGTTCTTCAAATATCGCTGATCCTCTATCTCGGTTGGCATCACATATGACAGATCAGTCTTGGGATAACGAATCAGAAGTATAcataagacggaccatggcagTTACGTTTTCTGAACTGATAAACGAATTTGAACAGTCGGATTATGATCAGGGAACCGAATGTGCTATACGGTCGATCCAAGAAACAGCAGCGATAGACATTTCAGAGGTAGCTGAAGCTACTGATAATGATAGTGAGCTTCAGGCCGTAAAACTTGCTATCATGACTGAAGATTGGTCATCTGTCAATGTGAAACAATACTCAGTTTTTCGCTCAGAACTGTCGTATGCAAACAGCATTGTCATGCGGGGATTGAAGTTGGTTATCCCAAAGAACTTGAGGGAAAGAATGTTGATGCTTGCTCATGAAGGGCATCCTGGTCATTCTTCTATGAAAAGACGGTTGCGAGATCGATGTTGGTGGCCGAATATGGACCAAGATGCGATAAAAGTGTGCGAGAAATGTGAAGGATGTCGATTGGTACAGGTTCCTGATGTTCCAGAGCCGATGCAACGTAGATCTCTACCGGTCAAGGCGTGGGTTGATATTGCCATCGATTTCCTGGGTCCATTACCTTCAGGAGAGTACATTTTAGTAGTAATCGACTATTTCAGTCGACATGTAGACCTGGAAATTATGACCACTATCACCGCCAAAGAAACGATCAAAAGGCTGGACAAAATCTTTCTACTCTGGGGTAATCCGCGTACCATAACCCTGGATAACGCAAAGCAGTTTGTGGCAACTGACCTCGATGACTACTGCAGAAGAAAAGGGATCTTTCTTAACCATACATCACCATACTGGCCTCAAGCTAACGGTGAGGTAGAACGGCAAAACCGTTCTTTACTAAAGCGATTGAAAATCGCTAACGCGCTCTATGGAACCTGGCGGACGGCAATGGACCGGTACTTAGAAATGTATAACAACACACCTCACAGTACCACCGGCAAAGCGCCCAATGAGCTTCTTCAAAACCGTAAACTGCGCACAAAATTTCCAGAACTTGATGATCTGTCTACGGCTATTCCTTCAGCTGACTTCGTCGACAGAGATAGATCACAAAAACTTTCAGGGAAGGAGCGAGAGGATGCTAAGCGTCGAGCTAAACCTAGTGACATCGTGGTCGGAGACGTCGTACTTATGCTAAATCTACATCCTACAAATAAGCTCTCGACCAACTTCCTTAAGGAGAAGTTCTTGGTTGCAGAGCGAAAAGGATCGAAGGTTCGCGTTGAATCATTGGAAACAGGCAAGTCATATGACAGGAACGTTTCGCACCTCAAGAAAATTCTTGGCTCATCAGACGATGTCGAAGAGGTTGAGATGCCAACTGCAGATCCTATTGAAGAGGCTCCTAGGCGGTCTGAGAGATTGCGCAAGTCAATGCGCCGTGCGCTTTAAAGTATTGTTTTCCTTGATATCACATGCAGTAATTAACATTGTATAATTGCAGTAATGTAGTTTTTGATTTACATTATTATACCATTATATTGAattaataaatgaataaaaatctATTCTTTTTCTATGGAAAGGGGGATGTGGTAGACAGCAGAACTTGTAAGTACAGTCTGGATCTGAATACTCATGTAAGTATTATGTACATTCATTTGCCATGTGTTAGTAATATATCGTCTCTGTCGGGTCGGTTCAATAGCGAACAAATATACTTCGTCATTCTCTTAGTTAGACGCGTGTGCTACGGTTGTCGGTTACCacagttgttgtatgactttttcatgttttacaaagttgtacaaatagtaaaaatgcacaacactgctgaatatagtatgcCTCTATCCTTGCTTGTTTAGggactatagaacttttactataaa is part of the Sabethes cyaneus chromosome 2, idSabCyanKW18_F2, whole genome shotgun sequence genome and harbors:
- the LOC128736566 gene encoding uncharacterized protein K02A2.6-like codes for the protein MDLPVEEVVQVQSVFNPASYNLPQFKFAHLPPSEVRKAWTRWIRWFENVMTASNIEDGRSRKAQMLAIGGIELQDVFYGIPGADDVDVDYPNVNPYEKAKQKLEEHFSPKQHESFERFQFWSMLPADDEPIEKFLLRVQQKAEKCFFGKTEQQCRQIAIMDKVIQNSSEELKRKLLEKEDLTFDVGTKIINAYQSINQQASLMKMGSSQKAEINRVFVNKQRVPYYKDSGKPAYRERCSRCGRMKHSEKEKCPAFDKSCHLCRNFGHFQTMCKANVERTVTKRRHSPHRYGQDSRHFKRSRTVRNIEARDGDGVKPEEFPVYNIADEDDEFIKCRVGGVEIEMLIDSGSTHNLIDDTTWELLKLGGAKVSSQRFDDSKRFLAYGRVPLKLLTTFDAVLDIMDGPDVMSIEATFYVIEGGQQSLLGKVTARNLGLLQVGLPSSFGQIVNHVKETKVFPKVKDFQLVLPIDRSVAPVIQPLRRCPIPILGQVKAKLDELLEMGIIEHVTKPTSWVSPLVPILKDNGDLRLCVDMRRANQAIQRLNHPLPIFDDLLSRFSGAKYFTTLDIKQAFHQVELAEESRDITTFITNWGLFRYTRLLFGVNYAPEFFQNLMESILAECSHTVVFIDDIVIWGLTEQEHDDAVKQTLDVLKNHGLSLNVHKCKFKQQEIQFLGHKLSATGVLPSDDKIKSLSRCRPPRNKEELRSFLGLVTYVSRFIPNLSTSSHPLRELLKSTSNFQWLTKHNECFEMLKERISNLEHLGYYDPRDQTILVTDASGVGLGAVLIQLKQNQPRVISYASRSLSPTEQRYPPIEKEALGIVWGVERFKIYLLGISFTLETDHRPLEVLFTSNSRPTARIERWMLRLQAFKFRVVYRKGSSNIADPLSRLASHMTDQSWDNESEVYIRRTMAVTFSELINEFEQSDYDQGTECAIRSIQETAAIDISEVAEATDNDSELQAVKLAIMTEDWSSVNVKQYSVFRSELSYANSIVMRGLKLVIPKNLRERMLMLAHEGHPGHSSMKRRLRDRCWWPNMDQDAIKVCEKCEGCRLVQVPDVPEPMQRRSLPVKAWVDIAIDFLGPLPSGEYILVVIDYFSRHVDLEIMTTITAKETIKRLDKIFLLWGNPRTITLDNAKQFVATDLDDYCRRKGIFLNHTSPYWPQANGEVERQNRSLLKRLKIANALYGTWRTAMDRYLEMYNNTPHSTTGKAPNELLQNRKLRTKFPELDDLSTAIPSADFVDRDRSQKLSGKEREDAKRRAKPSDIVVGDVVLMLNLHPTNKLSTNFLKEKFLVAERKGSKVRVESLETGKSYDRNVSHLKKILGSSDDVEEVEMPTADPIEEAPRRSERLRKSMRRAL